The following are encoded together in the Blastocatellia bacterium genome:
- a CDS encoding sigma-54-dependent Fis family transcriptional regulator produces the protein MSKILVVDDELGIQRALKGVLEDEGFEVETVSNGEDCLRLLGKETFSCILLDIWLPGIDGIETLQQIKAEHPEIVVLMISGHGTIETAVKTTKLGAFDFIEKPLQLEKTVKTVRNALARQQIELEKQVNNILINECKIIGESAPMRALRQQIAMAAPTNGRVLIYGESGTGKELVAKALHEQSLRTKNDFIAMNCAAVPEELIESELFGHIKGAFTSAYQNKRGKFESANNSTLFLDEVGDMSLKMQAKVLRVLEEQSFEPVGSSNPINVDVRIIAATNKRLDEEMEKGSFRADLFYRLNVVPFQLPALRQHLEDIPLLVEHFNQLHSRKNNLRPKKFTDEAIDLMQNYNWPGNVRELSALIERIIIMQQKTKIEADDLGLRKMEMAMINYNFNSYREASEAYEREFITRKLMEFQGNISRTAEAIGIDRSHLYRLMKTLGISAKQN, from the coding sequence ATGTCAAAAATATTAGTTGTTGATGATGAATTAGGAATACAACGGGCCTTAAAAGGTGTTTTAGAGGATGAAGGTTTTGAGGTTGAAACTGTTTCTAATGGCGAAGATTGTTTAAGATTGTTAGGCAAAGAGACTTTTAGTTGTATTTTATTAGATATTTGGTTGCCTGGAATTGATGGCATAGAAACATTACAACAAATCAAAGCAGAGCATCCAGAAATTGTAGTACTAATGATTTCTGGTCATGGAACAATTGAAACAGCAGTTAAGACTACAAAATTAGGGGCTTTTGATTTTATTGAAAAACCTTTACAGCTAGAAAAGACTGTAAAAACTGTCCGTAACGCTTTAGCACGCCAACAAATAGAGTTAGAGAAACAAGTAAATAATATATTAATAAATGAGTGTAAAATTATTGGAGAAAGTGCGCCAATGCGAGCATTACGCCAACAAATTGCTATGGCGGCTCCAACTAATGGACGGGTATTAATTTATGGTGAATCTGGAACAGGTAAAGAATTGGTAGCAAAAGCTTTACATGAACAATCCTTGCGTACAAAAAATGATTTTATAGCAATGAATTGTGCAGCAGTGCCAGAAGAATTAATTGAATCAGAGTTGTTTGGTCATATAAAGGGAGCATTTACTAGTGCCTACCAAAATAAGCGAGGTAAATTTGAAAGTGCTAATAACAGCACTCTGTTTTTAGATGAAGTTGGAGATATGAGCTTAAAGATGCAAGCAAAAGTTTTGCGGGTGTTAGAAGAACAGAGTTTTGAACCTGTTGGTAGCTCAAATCCAATAAATGTTGATGTTAGGATTATTGCTGCTACTAATAAACGACTAGATGAAGAGATGGAAAAAGGTAGTTTTCGAGCAGACCTTTTTTATCGGCTAAATGTTGTACCTTTTCAACTTCCTGCATTAAGACAACATTTAGAAGATATACCACTTTTGGTTGAGCATTTTAATCAGTTGCATAGTCGTAAAAACAATTTACGACCTAAAAAATTTACTGATGAAGCAATAGATTTAATGCAAAATTACAACTGGCCTGGCAATGTACGGGAGTTAAGTGCATTAATTGAAAGAATAATAATAATGCAGCAGAAAACAAAAATTGAAGCTGATGATTTAGGCTTGCGTAAAATGGAAATGGCGATGATTAACTATAATTTTAATAGTTATAGAGAAGCTAGCGAAGCTTATGAACGGGAATTTATTACTCGTAAATTGATGGAATTTCAGGGTAATATTAGTCGTACTGCGGAAGCTATAGGAATAGATCGCAGTCATCTTTATCGCTTGATGAAAACTCTAGGAATTTCTGCTAAACAAAATTAA
- a CDS encoding response regulator yields the protein MSKRPKVVLVEDDAQFRTVLLRRLQSLECDVVAAEDGLKGWEVISTFQPDLIVSDLMMPGLNGYELCQQVKSTPKLNHIYFIILTARDSIDDRITGLDIGADDYIAKPINSKELLSRIRAGLRISTLYNQVKVSEQKYRTLVENASDAILLFDVSGQCVEANERASQMLGYSKTELLGMRFSDLWAASEFVESEKTFEAMFRIGNFVEEVKMRRKDGLILPIESANTIINTGTEVLCQCIVRDITVRKESEQQLIQVEKLRALGGMVGGIAHDFNNLLAAILGYTELSLRDTRDETLTRRLKVIEKAARDGAETVRLLQEFTKTRKDIRLETVNLNKLIDQVLLLTRHRWKDSAQSRGISIRIKTEYSTIPEIQGNIAELREALANVIFNAVDATTKDGTITCRTWINKEHLYISMTDTGIGMSEEIRQRIFDPFFTTKGVSSSGLGLSVCYGIINRHGGEILVDSQENLGTTFTIKLPVSLPQLPIEPIAVKSKQEPINILIIDDEDFVRGAIHEILEDEGHHVVDASSGEEGIEKFHKEKFDLVLTDLGMPGLAGWEVIARIKAINEKVPIILLTGWANQTDLKLAKESGVDLILAKPVTSKDLIAMISKAVEKTK from the coding sequence ATGTCTAAGCGTCCAAAAGTAGTGTTGGTTGAAGATGATGCTCAGTTTCGTACTGTGTTATTAAGAAGACTGCAATCACTTGAATGTGATGTAGTTGCGGCAGAAGATGGACTAAAGGGATGGGAAGTTATTAGTACTTTTCAACCAGATTTGATTGTGTCTGACTTAATGATGCCAGGGCTAAACGGTTATGAACTATGCCAACAAGTTAAATCTACTCCAAAATTAAACCACATTTATTTCATTATCCTTACAGCAAGAGATTCTATAGATGATAGAATCACTGGGCTAGACATTGGAGCCGATGACTATATTGCTAAACCTATTAATAGCAAAGAGTTACTTTCACGTATTCGCGCAGGTCTACGCATAAGTACACTTTATAATCAAGTAAAAGTATCTGAACAAAAATATAGAACTTTAGTAGAAAATGCTTCTGATGCTATTTTGTTATTTGATGTTTCTGGTCAATGTGTAGAAGCTAATGAAAGAGCCTCTCAAATGCTGGGTTATAGTAAAACAGAACTACTTGGTATGCGTTTTAGCGATTTGTGGGCAGCCTCAGAATTTGTTGAATCAGAAAAAACTTTTGAAGCTATGTTTCGTATAGGCAATTTTGTAGAAGAAGTGAAAATGCGTCGTAAAGATGGCCTAATCCTACCTATAGAGTCAGCTAACACAATTATAAATACAGGGACAGAAGTACTTTGCCAGTGTATTGTCCGAGATATTACTGTACGTAAGGAAAGTGAACAGCAATTAATACAAGTAGAAAAATTAAGGGCTTTAGGTGGAATGGTAGGAGGAATTGCACACGATTTTAATAATTTATTAGCAGCAATTTTAGGCTATACCGAACTATCTCTTAGGGACACTAGAGATGAAACTCTAACACGCCGACTAAAAGTAATTGAAAAAGCTGCTCGTGATGGTGCAGAAACCGTTAGACTTCTACAAGAATTTACTAAAACCCGTAAAGATATTAGGTTAGAGACTGTTAACCTAAATAAGTTAATAGACCAAGTTTTGCTTCTAACCCGTCATCGCTGGAAAGATTCTGCACAATCTAGGGGCATTTCTATCCGTATAAAAACGGAGTATTCAACCATACCAGAAATTCAAGGAAATATTGCTGAGTTACGAGAAGCCCTAGCAAATGTTATTTTTAATGCTGTAGATGCTACAACTAAAGATGGTACTATTACTTGTCGAACTTGGATTAACAAAGAACACTTATATATTTCAATGACTGATACTGGGATAGGAATGTCTGAAGAAATACGCCAACGAATCTTTGACCCTTTCTTTACTACCAAAGGAGTCTCTAGCAGTGGACTTGGACTTTCTGTTTGCTATGGTATCATTAACCGGCATGGAGGAGAAATTTTAGTAGATAGCCAAGAAAACCTAGGCACAACTTTTACTATTAAATTACCAGTATCTTTACCTCAACTTCCAATAGAACCAATAGCAGTAAAGTCAAAACAAGAACCAATAAACATCTTAATTATTGATGATGAAGATTTTGTGCGCGGGGCAATACACGAAATCTTAGAAGATGAAGGGCATCATGTAGTTGATGCAAGTTCTGGTGAGGAAGGCATAGAAAAATTTCATAAAGAAAAATTTGATTTAGTCCTAACTGATCTAGGTATGCCGGGACTAGCTGGTTGGGAAGTAATTGCGCGAATTAAAGCTATAAATGAGAAAGTGCCTATAATTCTGCTTACAGGCTGGGCCAACCAAACAGACCTAAAACTAGCTAAAGAAAGTGGTGTAGACCTAATTTTAGCTAAACCTGTTACTAGTAAAGACTTGATAGCAATGATTAGTAAAGCAGTTGAAAAAACAAAATAA
- the add gene encoding adenosine deaminase, with translation MDLKQFITLMPKVELHVHLEGAIQPATLLKLAQKHNIDLPANDEAGLREWYKFKDFPHFVEVYLKISSCLRRAEDIELITKEFLVGQAEQNIRYSEVTYTAYTHYKFRQIAFEDQLAAINRARVWASKEYGVKMGLIIDIARNISPEEGLLIADWVIGAKDKGVVALGLGGPEAGHPPELHQAAFEKVLEAGIASIPHAGETAGPASIWGALKSLQAKRIGHGVRCLEDKELVAYLKEHQIPLEVCPTSNVCLKVAGSINQHPLPKLLDAGLYITINSDDPPMFNTTLTNEFWQVANNFHLSQTELENLTINALQASLLDREEKEKMFADLKNEFRQLA, from the coding sequence ATGGACTTAAAACAATTTATTACTTTAATGCCTAAAGTAGAACTACATGTTCATTTAGAAGGGGCAATACAACCTGCTACTTTATTAAAACTTGCTCAAAAACATAATATTGACTTACCCGCTAATGATGAAGCGGGGCTGCGGGAATGGTATAAATTTAAGGATTTTCCACATTTTGTGGAAGTATACTTAAAAATATCCTCTTGTCTTCGCAGGGCAGAAGATATTGAACTAATTACAAAAGAATTTTTAGTTGGGCAAGCTGAGCAAAATATCCGTTATAGTGAAGTTACTTATACAGCTTATACACACTATAAATTTAGACAGATTGCTTTTGAGGATCAATTAGCCGCTATAAATCGTGCGCGTGTTTGGGCTAGCAAAGAATATGGTGTAAAAATGGGGTTAATTATTGATATTGCTCGAAATATTAGCCCTGAAGAAGGATTATTAATTGCAGATTGGGTAATAGGTGCTAAAGATAAAGGAGTTGTAGCACTAGGGTTAGGAGGCCCGGAAGCAGGCCATCCCCCAGAACTACATCAAGCAGCTTTTGAAAAAGTCTTAGAAGCAGGGATAGCTAGCATTCCTCATGCAGGTGAAACGGCAGGCCCGGCTAGCATTTGGGGTGCATTAAAAAGTTTACAGGCTAAAAGAATTGGGCATGGAGTACGTTGTTTAGAAGATAAAGAACTTGTAGCTTATCTTAAAGAGCATCAAATTCCGCTAGAAGTATGTCCGACTAGTAATGTTTGCTTAAAAGTTGCAGGTAGTATTAATCAGCATCCTTTACCAAAACTACTAGATGCTGGACTCTATATAACTATTAACTCAGACGATCCACCAATGTTTAACACCACTTTAACAAATGAGTTTTGGCAGGTAGCCAACAATTTTCATCTTAGCCAAACAGAGTTAGAAAACTTAACAATAAATGCTCTTCAAGCTAGTTTGCTAGATAGGGAAGAAAAAGAGAAAATGTTTGCAGACCTTAAAAATGAATTTAGGCAACTAGCTTAA
- a CDS encoding protein kinase, giving the protein MSTLTNSSNFQLDASSSLDIEIQNKINTRTTELFDQQQQQIFQRTDRLFSKLLILQWVAGIITAIFISPTAWTGIYPELHIHVLAAVFLGGIIISLPIYLVASQPGQPATRHSIAIAQMLSSALLIHLSGGRIETHFHIFGSLAFLAFYGDWRVLITATVVVGLDHFIRGVYWPQSVFGVITAGQLRWLEHAAWVIFEDCFLVFACLRSVSDLEGMAHKNAQLEAINANIERKVLERTAQLDKKTEELAKNNLELDKKNSELDKNNLELDKKNFELADFIEQLKQSKEEIEKAHKDLLKTNQELVESNRRADRIFSALAEALPGTVLDEKYRLDSKIGSGGFGAVYRATHLALGRPIAVKVFRPTEDNASAENLERFLLEGVSTCRVTHPNAVSVLDSGISSEGIAYLVMELLEGWSLNSEIKDKGKLSINRCLDIIIPVCDVLEEAHRNGIIHRDIKPDNIFLHQTKEGEIVKVVDFGIAKLVDKDEKTPSNLTGTGNLVGTPTYMSPERLSNKLYDGRSDVYSLGILFYQLLAGCVPFEEEYSGIVGLVLMHLKQEPPSLRDFDPDIPQELEEIVMKTLIKDPEGRLSAAKLGQALRDFARSNSYTLSNNIISLERGHSSVNTGSSKLPTVEFSPKTTKEDKISDVVVS; this is encoded by the coding sequence ATGTCTACTTTAACTAATTCTAGCAATTTTCAACTAGATGCTAGTTCGTCTCTAGATATAGAAATACAAAATAAAATTAATACCAGAACAACAGAACTTTTTGACCAACAACAACAACAAATCTTCCAACGTACTGATCGGTTGTTTTCTAAATTATTAATACTTCAATGGGTAGCTGGTATTATTACTGCTATTTTTATTTCTCCTACAGCATGGACTGGAATTTACCCTGAACTACATATTCATGTTTTGGCAGCGGTTTTTTTAGGCGGAATCATAATTAGCCTTCCTATTTATCTTGTTGCTAGCCAACCTGGTCAACCGGCTACACGTCATTCTATTGCAATAGCTCAAATGCTTTCATCTGCTTTACTTATACATCTTTCTGGTGGTCGCATTGAAACCCACTTTCATATATTTGGTTCACTTGCCTTCTTAGCCTTTTATGGTGATTGGCGTGTTTTGATAACTGCAACCGTAGTAGTAGGGCTAGATCATTTTATTCGAGGTGTTTACTGGCCCCAATCTGTTTTTGGAGTAATAACGGCAGGTCAATTACGTTGGTTAGAACACGCGGCTTGGGTAATTTTTGAAGACTGCTTTTTAGTATTTGCCTGTCTACGTAGCGTTAGTGATTTAGAAGGAATGGCCCATAAAAATGCACAGCTTGAAGCCATTAATGCAAACATTGAAAGAAAAGTGTTGGAAAGAACGGCCCAATTAGATAAAAAGACTGAAGAGCTAGCAAAAAATAACTTGGAACTTGATAAGAAAAACTCTGAACTTGATAAAAATAACTTAGAGCTTGATAAGAAAAACTTTGAACTAGCAGACTTTATAGAACAACTTAAACAATCTAAAGAAGAAATTGAAAAAGCTCATAAAGATTTACTTAAAACTAATCAAGAACTTGTTGAATCTAATCGACGGGCTGACCGAATATTTTCTGCTTTGGCAGAAGCCTTACCTGGCACTGTGCTAGATGAAAAATATCGACTAGATAGCAAAATTGGTAGTGGTGGTTTTGGTGCTGTTTATCGTGCTACTCATCTTGCCTTAGGTCGTCCCATTGCAGTAAAAGTATTTCGCCCAACAGAAGATAATGCTAGTGCTGAAAATTTAGAAAGATTTTTGTTAGAAGGCGTGTCTACTTGTAGAGTAACTCATCCTAATGCTGTTTCTGTATTAGATTCAGGTATTTCTTCTGAAGGTATTGCTTATCTTGTAATGGAACTTTTAGAGGGTTGGTCACTTAATAGCGAAATTAAGGACAAAGGAAAATTATCCATTAATCGTTGCTTAGATATTATTATTCCTGTTTGTGATGTATTAGAAGAAGCTCATAGAAATGGTATTATCCATCGTGATATCAAGCCAGATAATATTTTTCTACACCAAACTAAAGAAGGTGAAATAGTCAAAGTAGTGGATTTTGGTATTGCTAAACTTGTTGATAAAGATGAAAAAACACCTAGTAATCTTACTGGCACAGGAAATCTAGTTGGTACACCTACTTATATGTCACCAGAAAGACTTTCTAATAAACTTTATGATGGTCGTTCTGATGTCTATAGCTTAGGTATATTATTTTATCAACTGCTAGCTGGCTGTGTTCCTTTTGAAGAAGAATATAGTGGTATAGTTGGACTTGTATTAATGCACTTAAAACAAGAACCTCCTTCTTTAAGAGATTTTGACCCAGATATTCCTCAAGAATTAGAAGAAATAGTAATGAAGACTTTAATAAAAGATCCTGAAGGTCGCCTTAGTGCAGCAAAACTTGGTCAAGCTTTAAGAGATTTTGCCCGTAGTAATTCTTATACTTTATCTAACAATATAATTAGTTTAGAAAGAGGCCACTCATCAGTTAATACTGGTTCTTCAAAGCTACCAACAGTAGAATTTTCTCCTAAAACAACAAAAGAAGATAAAATTTCTGATGTGGTAGTTAGCTAA
- a CDS encoding response regulator transcription factor codes for MRKLRILLADDHALVRSGIRALLEAQPDIEVVAEADDGREAIRLARDLYPDIAIIDIAMPELNGIDTLRQIFDVCPNIKVLACSMYSDLPYIVQSLRLGACGYLMKNSAKDDLIRAVQAAKAGKCFLSLDAATQLIEGFVRKVDSEDTKDSLTSREREILQLIAEGKSNKEIANKLNLSLKTIETHRTNLMRKLQVKEVTGLVQYAIRKGLIRLTN; via the coding sequence ATGAGAAAGTTAAGAATCCTATTAGCAGATGATCATGCTTTAGTACGTAGTGGTATTAGAGCATTACTAGAAGCCCAACCAGATATTGAAGTAGTAGCAGAAGCCGATGATGGACGTGAGGCCATTCGTTTGGCACGAGATCTTTATCCAGATATAGCAATTATTGATATTGCTATGCCTGAACTTAATGGAATTGATACTTTGCGCCAAATTTTTGATGTTTGCCCCAATATAAAAGTGCTTGCTTGCTCAATGTATTCAGACCTGCCTTATATTGTTCAATCTCTGCGTTTGGGTGCTTGTGGCTATTTAATGAAAAATAGTGCTAAAGATGACCTAATTCGAGCAGTCCAGGCTGCTAAGGCTGGAAAATGCTTTTTAAGCCTAGATGCTGCTACTCAATTAATAGAGGGTTTTGTCCGTAAAGTTGATAGTGAGGATACTAAAGATAGTTTAACAAGTCGGGAACGAGAAATCTTACAACTTATTGCTGAAGGTAAGTCTAACAAAGAAATTGCCAATAAATTAAACTTAAGTCTTAAGACAATAGAAACCCACCGCACTAACCTAATGCGTAAACTCCAAGTTAAAGAAGTAACAGGACTTGTGCAATATGCTATTCGCAAGGGCTTAATTAGACTAACTAATTAA
- a CDS encoding PAS domain S-box protein codes for MDKKTSSKTKAELIAELTELRKELAIVKNFQAEKFLKEPPGYLRRNRFQTIFEQSPFSIQIYDNNGDFVTMNEASEKLWGVSKDQIIGYNIFRDEQVKDIGAMSYFDRAFAGESVTLPPIFYDPAKTPEIYKGRPRWVEGQVFPVKDTTGIVLQIIVVHNDITERRATEEVLQKAYQDLEKRVIERTTELSHANLQLKKQLSELKEAAEEREMLQMILENIPLMIGYYDEEGEILLVNREWEKTFGWTLERLKKEGTKTFISTMLPNEESRKKFYRPMLLAPSGWQELKVTLPNGQFLDSSWLLKRLSNGKTIGIGQDISERKGAELALKNSEATLRTIIESATDAIFIKDRLGKYLLINSSGAKFLGKTVAEVIGKDDTELFSADTAGEIMRGDQEVIKLNQIHTYEDVGTAAGVTRTYLSTKTPYLDSQGNVIGVIGISRDITERKRTEDAISAEKELLAVTLASIGDGFITVDKEGKIILINPAAEQIIGVTQEEVINRPLNKVVRLLSETTRKIRRNVITKILETGKRTEHITASVLITKDGQEKIVSNSAVPIFDAENKVIGVVLVFRDITEKRKIEEKLMREQAARAVAKLAELELEKSNLQLQALAAYVLKAQEEERIRLARELHDELGQALTSIRLGLELAVASLPDAGSNKTNKLLEDLCSYVETTAKDVQRVARDLRPSVLDDFGLSAALEAYADAYAKRTQIKVDLSLDKLTRPLSKEVETAFYRIVQEALNNAAKHSGAKNISIDLTEQHSQVVLTIIDDGKGCILDTERKNSFGLLGMSERARIVGAEISLESRPNKGFWVQVTLPRRKTSSYEKVKNPISR; via the coding sequence GTGGACAAAAAAACTTCTAGTAAAACGAAAGCAGAATTAATTGCTGAACTTACCGAGTTACGCAAAGAATTGGCTATAGTAAAGAATTTCCAAGCGGAAAAATTTCTTAAAGAACCCCCCGGATATCTACGTAGAAACCGATTCCAGACAATTTTTGAACAATCTCCATTTAGTATACAAATCTATGATAATAATGGGGATTTTGTAACAATGAATGAAGCTTCAGAAAAACTTTGGGGTGTAAGTAAAGATCAAATAATAGGTTACAATATTTTTCGTGATGAACAAGTTAAAGATATTGGAGCAATGTCTTATTTTGACAGAGCTTTTGCAGGTGAGTCTGTTACACTTCCACCAATATTTTATGATCCTGCCAAAACACCAGAAATTTATAAGGGTCGTCCTCGTTGGGTAGAAGGACAAGTTTTTCCTGTTAAAGATACAACAGGAATAGTTTTACAGATAATTGTTGTTCATAACGATATAACAGAGCGAAGAGCAACAGAAGAAGTTTTACAAAAGGCTTACCAAGATTTAGAAAAACGAGTTATTGAACGAACAACAGAACTTTCCCATGCTAATTTACAGTTAAAAAAGCAATTATCAGAGCTTAAAGAAGCAGCAGAAGAAAGAGAAATGCTGCAAATGATATTAGAAAACATTCCTTTGATGATTGGTTATTATGATGAGGAAGGCGAAATTTTATTGGTTAACCGAGAATGGGAAAAAACTTTTGGATGGACGCTAGAAAGACTAAAAAAAGAAGGTACTAAAACCTTTATTTCTACAATGTTACCTAATGAAGAGTCCAGAAAAAAATTTTATCGTCCAATGCTATTAGCTCCATCAGGTTGGCAAGAATTAAAAGTTACATTGCCAAATGGTCAATTTTTAGATTCATCTTGGCTATTAAAACGTCTTTCTAATGGAAAAACTATAGGTATAGGACAAGATATTTCTGAACGTAAGGGAGCAGAACTAGCATTAAAAAACAGTGAAGCAACACTACGAACAATTATTGAAAGTGCGACGGATGCAATTTTTATTAAAGATCGACTAGGGAAATATTTATTAATTAATAGTTCTGGAGCAAAGTTTTTAGGTAAAACAGTTGCTGAAGTAATAGGTAAAGATGACACAGAATTGTTTTCTGCTGATACTGCGGGTGAAATTATGAGAGGAGATCAAGAAGTAATTAAATTAAATCAAATACATACATATGAAGATGTAGGTACAGCAGCAGGAGTTACACGAACTTATTTATCAACAAAAACTCCTTATTTGGATAGCCAAGGAAATGTTATTGGAGTAATTGGAATTTCTAGGGATATTACTGAGCGTAAACGAACAGAAGATGCAATTTCAGCAGAAAAAGAGCTATTAGCAGTTACATTAGCATCTATTGGAGATGGTTTTATAACAGTTGATAAGGAAGGAAAAATAATTTTAATTAATCCAGCGGCTGAACAAATAATTGGTGTTACTCAAGAGGAAGTAATCAATAGGCCATTAAATAAAGTCGTAAGACTACTAAGCGAGACAACTAGAAAAATCCGCCGTAATGTTATAACAAAAATTTTGGAAACAGGCAAAAGAACTGAACATATAACAGCTAGTGTTTTAATTACTAAAGATGGTCAAGAAAAAATAGTTTCTAATAGTGCAGTCCCAATTTTTGATGCAGAAAATAAAGTAATAGGGGTAGTGCTGGTTTTTCGAGATATTACAGAAAAGCGCAAGATAGAAGAAAAATTGATGCGTGAACAAGCTGCACGTGCTGTTGCTAAATTAGCAGAATTAGAGTTAGAAAAATCTAATCTACAACTCCAGGCCCTAGCAGCTTATGTGCTTAAAGCACAGGAAGAAGAACGTATTCGCCTAGCCCGGGAACTTCATGACGAATTAGGACAAGCTTTAACGTCTATTAGATTAGGGCTAGAACTAGCAGTAGCTTCACTTCCTGATGCTGGGTCAAACAAAACTAATAAATTGCTTGAAGATTTATGTTCTTATGTAGAAACTACGGCTAAAGATGTGCAGAGAGTTGCTAGGGATTTGCGGCCTTCAGTTTTAGATGATTTTGGTCTTTCAGCCGCGTTGGAAGCTTATGCGGATGCTTATGCTAAACGTACTCAAATCAAAGTAGATCTATCACTAGATAAACTGACCAGGCCATTAAGCAAAGAAGTAGAAACAGCCTTTTACCGTATTGTGCAAGAAGCCTTAAATAATGCTGCTAAACATTCTGGAGCAAAAAATATTTCTATTGATTTAACTGAGCAACATTCACAGGTAGTTTTAACGATAATAGATGATGGTAAGGGGTGTATTTTAGATACAGAAAGAAAAAATAGTTTTGGCTTACTTGGTATGTCAGAACGGGCTAGAATTGTAGGGGCAGAAATTTCTTTAGAATCCAGGCCAAACAAAGGTTTTTGGGTGCAAGTTACTTTGCCAAGAAGGAAAACTAGTAGCTATGAGAAAGTTAAGAATCCTATTAGCAGATGA
- a CDS encoding DinB family protein, protein MEIKDINIFLEYFEKVRGRTIKVIKVIPRDKINWTYKEGKFTFADIIRHLATIERFMYAENAQFKPSSYPGHGKELAESYEEVMEFFNRLHSESMDIFSKLSSEDLEKKCLTPAGIPITLWKWLRAMVEHEIHHRGQIYLYLGMLDIITPPIYGLTSEEVKERSTVKSE, encoded by the coding sequence ATGGAAATAAAGGATATAAATATATTCTTGGAATATTTTGAAAAAGTTAGGGGACGTACAATAAAAGTAATAAAAGTAATTCCTAGAGATAAAATTAATTGGACATACAAAGAAGGAAAATTTACTTTTGCTGATATTATTAGGCATTTAGCAACAATAGAACGCTTTATGTATGCTGAAAATGCACAATTTAAGCCTAGTAGTTATCCTGGGCATGGAAAAGAACTTGCTGAAAGCTATGAAGAGGTTATGGAGTTTTTTAACCGCCTACATTCTGAATCAATGGATATTTTTAGCAAATTAAGTTCAGAAGATTTAGAAAAAAAATGTTTAACTCCGGCTGGGATTCCAATAACTTTATGGAAATGGCTACGGGCAATGGTTGAGCATGAAATCCATCATAGAGGACAAATTTATTTATATTTAGGAATGCTAGATATTATTACACCTCCAATTTATGGATTAACATCTGAAGAAGTAAAAGAAAGAAGCACAGTAAAAAGCGAGTAG